One genomic window of Halorhabdus sp. CBA1104 includes the following:
- the cas2 gene encoding CRISPR-associated endonuclease Cas2: MVYVVAVYDVEADRTRLFLNFLRRYLTHVQNSVFEGEITEGDLEEIKRELDSMLEAGESVIVYRMSSEQYVSRTVYGEDPTDDSHFL; this comes from the coding sequence GTGGTGTACGTCGTCGCCGTCTACGATGTCGAGGCGGATCGAACGCGCCTCTTCTTGAATTTCCTGCGCCGGTATCTGACTCACGTCCAGAATTCGGTGTTCGAGGGAGAGATCACGGAAGGCGATCTCGAAGAGATCAAGCGAGAACTCGATTCGATGTTGGAGGCCGGTGAATCCGTAATCGTCTACCGGATGAGCTCCGAACAGTACGTCTCGCGGACGGTCTATGGCGAAGACCCGACGGACGACAGTCACTTTCTATAG
- the cas1b gene encoding type I-B CRISPR-associated endonuclease Cas1b, with protein sequence MNDNYHIFSDGRVERHNDTVRLVTDDDEKKYLPIENAEALFLHGQIDFNTRVISFLDDHGVAMHVFGWNDYYSGSIMPERGQTSGQTVVEQVRAYDDEAHRGKIAREIVDGSIHNMRANVTYYDNRDYDLDSTLDALDRRREEIQSAESVEEAMGVEASARRAYYGIFDQILPEGFVFGGRKYNPPNNKVNSLISFGNSLVYANIVSAIRATALDPTISYLHEPGERRYSLALDLADLFKPVLTDRVVFRLVNRGQLSDDDFDSEMNACLLTETGRETFSKEFEQTLDRTIEHPRLNRKVSYQYLLRVEAYKLKKHLLTGEPYESFERWW encoded by the coding sequence ATGAACGACAACTATCACATTTTCTCGGACGGACGGGTCGAGCGGCATAACGACACCGTACGGCTCGTCACCGATGACGACGAGAAGAAGTACCTTCCAATCGAGAACGCCGAAGCGCTGTTTCTCCACGGGCAGATCGACTTCAACACGCGAGTGATCTCGTTTCTCGACGATCACGGCGTGGCGATGCACGTCTTCGGCTGGAACGACTACTACTCGGGGTCGATCATGCCCGAGCGCGGTCAAACGTCAGGTCAAACCGTCGTCGAGCAGGTTCGGGCCTACGACGACGAAGCCCACCGGGGTAAAATCGCTCGCGAGATCGTCGACGGGAGCATTCACAACATGCGGGCGAACGTCACCTATTACGACAACCGGGACTACGACCTCGATTCGACGCTCGATGCACTCGACCGTCGTCGTGAAGAGATACAGTCCGCCGAGTCCGTCGAGGAGGCCATGGGTGTCGAAGCAAGTGCTCGACGGGCCTACTACGGGATCTTCGATCAGATCCTGCCGGAAGGCTTCGTCTTCGGGGGTCGAAAGTACAACCCGCCGAACAACAAGGTGAACAGTCTGATCTCCTTTGGGAACAGCCTGGTCTACGCGAACATCGTCTCGGCGATCCGGGCCACGGCACTCGATCCGACGATCAGTTATCTCCACGAACCCGGCGAGCGACGGTACTCACTGGCGCTCGATCTCGCGGACCTGTTCAAGCCGGTACTGACCGATCGCGTGGTGTTTCGCCTCGTGAATCGGGGACAACTGTCCGATGACGACTTCGATTCGGAGATGAACGCGTGTCTACTCACCGAGACCGGGCGAGAGACGTTCTCCAAGGAGTTCGAACAGACACTCGATCGGACGATCGAACACCCTCGCCTTAACCGAAAGGTGAGCTACCAGTATCTCCTTCGAGTCGAGGCATACAAACTCAAGAAACACCTGCTGACCGGCGAACCCTACGAATCCTTCGAGCGGTGGTGGTAA
- the cas4 gene encoding CRISPR-associated protein Cas4 produces MSGHADERTGETDPVNLLLESARDEAVESPFHVTGVMMQYYEVCKRELWFESRDVEIDRENPNVVRGTHVDETAYDEKRRNLSIDGRIAPDLLDDGRVVEVKPSSTLVEPARLQLLYYLWYLDRVVGVEKEGVLAHPTERKRESVELTDENEQQVEDAIRGIYDVVRSDTPPPAKEKPFCESCAYHDFCWSC; encoded by the coding sequence ATGAGTGGACACGCTGACGAGCGGACCGGCGAAACCGACCCTGTCAATCTCCTTCTTGAATCGGCCCGCGACGAGGCCGTCGAGTCGCCGTTTCACGTCACCGGCGTGATGATGCAGTATTATGAAGTCTGTAAGCGTGAACTCTGGTTCGAAAGTAGGGATGTCGAGATCGACCGAGAGAACCCGAACGTTGTCCGTGGCACGCACGTCGACGAGACGGCCTACGACGAGAAACGACGGAACCTGAGTATCGACGGCCGGATCGCGCCCGATTTACTCGACGACGGTCGCGTCGTCGAGGTGAAACCGTCCTCAACGTTGGTCGAACCCGCCCGCCTCCAGTTGCTGTACTATCTCTGGTATCTCGATCGGGTCGTCGGTGTCGAAAAGGAGGGGGTGCTGGCTCATCCAACCGAACGGAAGCGTGAATCAGTCGAGTTGACAGACGAAAATGAACAGCAAGTCGAAGACGCGATTCGTGGAATCTACGACGTTGTTCGGAGCGACACGCCACCGCCTGCAAAAGAAAAGCCGTTCTGTGAGTCGTGTGCGTACCACGACTTCTGCTGGAGCTGTTGA
- a CDS encoding CRISPR-associated endonuclease Cas3'': MAEPYSHPPEDGREGVALEAHLSDVADRVVHVVPDDATTPTDESLRSVVETLAWVHDFGKATTYFQEYLLKDHDADPPMLRHHAPIGSFAAYHALDTQGFDTETCLAGFVAVAKHHGNLPNVAEYVVDRTHRRDGASRQNSVEKRQTVVLKQIKDIYDNVPDLAKKVFESATGSAEGWESFVRKYQSGSLLSEIEETVGTETAGRGVDPDTLSSSCYGLVLQCWSALVLADKTSAAGAANESETYAPRQPGFETLSEYIEDLEAGVTADTDGTKTERLNFHRSEARKDVLDNVASFAESGGGIGTLTLPTGMGKTLTGLSAAFALRDALDGDRVVYALPFTSIIDQVVDEIEEIYETDTAGRLFTAHHHLAETTIRDIDDQSADDADRNDDIAGMLGESWRAGLTVTTFVQLFESLAGPQNRQSMKLPALRDAVVVLDEPQSLPLDWWKLVPRLVDVLTEQYDATVIAMTATQPRLFEDEFELVDDPDRYFEVVRRVSYALDESTERYIESQSEPKPYAAAANELREVVESGQTTLAVCNTIDSARELTEQVGDDGFVDVGRLYDDELQNQGTVEDVDPVEIAKNVAATDDNALLHLSTRLRPADRLTLIETAKALTERGHPTLTISTQLVEAGVDISFDRVFRDLAPIDSIVQAAGRCNRSFEREQGVVTVWWLDVPDEQSKTPAEAVYNRGTTLLPTVADTLRQIRDESGSLSETDVARRGVERYFERLREDKDVGKQTYADWVDDAKAKELGTVSLIDEQLSAEIVVSRTPAERERAEAIRNAQHNFEFEELRQLLDETKPLRISVPYHSEDSETADAITDLPPLVEDEGIYELDVQQNPSHFDRTTGFVVPEASVDHQFL, from the coding sequence ATGGCAGAACCGTATTCCCATCCGCCCGAGGACGGGCGTGAAGGGGTCGCACTCGAAGCCCATCTTTCCGACGTCGCCGACCGCGTGGTACACGTCGTCCCTGACGATGCGACCACCCCGACCGACGAATCACTGCGATCTGTCGTCGAAACGCTGGCCTGGGTTCACGACTTCGGGAAAGCGACGACCTACTTCCAAGAGTATCTCCTCAAAGACCACGACGCTGACCCGCCGATGCTTCGGCATCACGCCCCGATCGGGTCGTTCGCGGCATACCATGCCCTCGACACGCAGGGGTTCGACACCGAAACGTGTCTGGCGGGCTTCGTCGCCGTGGCAAAACACCACGGCAACCTCCCGAACGTTGCGGAGTACGTCGTCGATCGAACACACCGACGAGACGGCGCTTCGAGACAGAACAGCGTGGAAAAGCGTCAAACGGTGGTACTCAAACAGATCAAGGACATCTACGACAATGTCCCGGATCTCGCAAAGAAGGTGTTCGAGAGCGCGACTGGTAGTGCCGAGGGCTGGGAATCGTTCGTACGAAAATATCAGTCGGGGTCGCTACTGAGTGAGATCGAAGAAACGGTGGGAACGGAGACGGCCGGTCGCGGCGTCGACCCGGATACACTCTCCTCGTCGTGCTACGGGCTCGTCTTGCAGTGCTGGAGTGCACTCGTACTCGCAGACAAAACCAGTGCCGCCGGTGCAGCGAACGAATCGGAGACGTACGCACCCAGACAACCGGGATTCGAGACGCTGTCCGAGTATATCGAGGATCTGGAGGCTGGCGTTACAGCCGACACGGACGGGACGAAAACCGAGCGCCTGAACTTCCATCGATCGGAAGCCCGGAAAGATGTACTCGACAACGTGGCGTCGTTCGCCGAGAGTGGTGGGGGCATTGGGACACTCACGCTCCCGACAGGAATGGGCAAGACGCTGACCGGATTGTCGGCCGCATTCGCACTCAGGGACGCCCTTGATGGCGATCGCGTGGTGTATGCGCTTCCGTTTACGAGCATCATCGATCAGGTCGTCGACGAGATCGAAGAGATCTATGAGACCGACACGGCAGGACGACTCTTCACTGCCCATCACCATCTCGCCGAGACGACGATTCGCGATATCGACGATCAGTCCGCCGACGATGCCGATCGGAACGACGACATCGCAGGGATGCTCGGTGAAAGCTGGCGGGCGGGCCTAACTGTCACGACGTTCGTCCAGTTGTTCGAGAGTCTGGCCGGACCGCAAAACAGGCAGTCGATGAAACTCCCGGCACTCCGGGACGCCGTCGTCGTCCTCGACGAGCCACAGAGCCTCCCGCTGGACTGGTGGAAACTCGTTCCACGGCTCGTGGATGTCCTCACCGAGCAGTACGACGCGACGGTGATTGCGATGACCGCCACACAGCCACGACTGTTCGAGGACGAATTCGAACTCGTGGACGACCCGGACCGATATTTCGAAGTCGTTCGTCGCGTCTCCTACGCTCTCGACGAATCGACCGAGCGGTATATCGAGTCTCAGAGCGAGCCGAAACCCTACGCAGCAGCTGCCAACGAACTCCGTGAAGTCGTCGAATCGGGACAAACTACGCTCGCCGTTTGCAACACCATCGACAGTGCGCGAGAACTCACAGAGCAGGTCGGCGACGATGGCTTTGTCGATGTTGGTCGCCTTTACGACGACGAACTACAGAACCAGGGGACAGTTGAGGATGTTGATCCTGTAGAGATCGCGAAAAACGTTGCAGCGACCGACGACAATGCACTCCTTCACCTGTCGACTCGACTTCGACCAGCAGATCGCCTCACGTTGATCGAGACGGCGAAAGCGCTCACCGAACGGGGCCATCCAACGCTTACGATCTCGACGCAACTCGTCGAGGCCGGCGTCGACATCAGCTTCGATCGCGTGTTTCGCGACCTCGCTCCGATCGACAGTATCGTTCAGGCAGCCGGCCGGTGTAACCGTTCGTTCGAGCGCGAACAGGGAGTCGTCACTGTCTGGTGGCTCGACGTGCCCGACGAGCAGTCGAAGACGCCGGCCGAAGCCGTCTACAATCGCGGGACGACGCTGCTTCCCACCGTCGCAGATACGCTCCGTCAGATCCGGGACGAATCCGGGTCGCTTTCCGAGACTGACGTGGCTCGAAGAGGCGTCGAGCGGTATTTCGAACGGTTACGAGAGGACAAGGATGTCGGGAAGCAAACGTACGCCGACTGGGTTGACGACGCGAAAGCGAAAGAACTCGGGACCGTTTCGCTCATCGACGAACAGCTTTCGGCAGAGATCGTCGTCAGTCGCACGCCTGCTGAACGGGAGCGGGCGGAAGCGATACGGAACGCCCAACACAATTTCGAATTCGAGGAACTGCGCCAGTTGCTCGACGAGACGAAACCGCTGCGTATCTCGGTTCCGTATCACTCCGAAGATAGCGAGACCGCCGACGCGATCACGGATCTTCCCCCACTCGTCGAGGACGAAGGCATATACGAACTCGACGTACAGCAAAATCCGTCGCACTTCGATCGAACGACGGGCTTCGTGGTTCCCGAGGCGAGCGTCGATCACCAGTTCCTATGA
- the cas5b gene encoding type I-B CRISPR-associated protein Cas5b, which translates to MDQESPNRRAGIPGESDGDLDRCLSFEIRGPWGHFRRVEGNIVKQTYRIIPRTTVAGLIAAMLGIERDGYYDLFGPDVSAIAIEPVEELRTVNMPMNTLSTAASDLTSLNPRGKISIKLPNPTKLRQQHNYEVLVDPAYRIDVALADNEWYEQFRETLAAGKSHYVPSLGLSEYLAEIDYLGEFDIESGPSSGTIGVDSAVPDAMDDVVLDSETRCQIEESPAFMTSDGGGRTTTEYTTYTYNPDAEPLQVRDVQTSRVDDRTVVFV; encoded by the coding sequence ATGGATCAGGAATCGCCGAATCGGAGGGCCGGGATTCCCGGTGAGAGCGACGGCGATTTGGATCGCTGTCTGTCCTTCGAGATTCGGGGTCCGTGGGGACACTTCCGACGCGTCGAGGGGAATATCGTCAAACAGACCTACCGAATCATACCGCGAACGACGGTCGCCGGGTTGATCGCGGCGATGCTGGGCATCGAACGGGACGGGTATTACGACCTGTTCGGACCGGACGTATCCGCGATTGCCATCGAACCCGTCGAGGAACTGCGGACGGTCAACATGCCGATGAACACCCTCTCGACGGCAGCCAGTGACCTCACCTCACTCAATCCACGTGGGAAGATCAGTATCAAACTCCCCAATCCCACGAAACTCCGACAGCAACACAACTACGAGGTACTCGTCGACCCTGCCTACAGGATCGACGTTGCGCTCGCTGACAACGAGTGGTACGAACAGTTTCGGGAAACGCTGGCCGCCGGGAAGTCCCACTACGTCCCGAGTCTCGGTCTCTCCGAGTATCTCGCCGAGATCGACTACCTCGGGGAGTTCGATATCGAATCTGGCCCGTCCTCCGGGACCATCGGCGTCGACTCGGCTGTGCCCGACGCGATGGACGACGTCGTCCTCGATTCCGAAACGCGTTGCCAGATCGAGGAATCGCCGGCGTTCATGACGTCCGACGGGGGCGGACGGACGACCACTGAGTACACTACGTACACTTACAATCCCGACGCAGAACCCTTGCAGGTCAGGGACGTACAAACCTCGCGAGTGGACGACCGGACCGTGGTGTTCGTCTGA
- the cas7b gene encoding type I-B CRISPR-associated protein Cas7/Csh2, with the protein MSESTQTVENRSEIVFLYDAVDANPNGNPLSGSNRPRIDPQTQQAIVTDVRLKRYLRDQLDDDGHGVYIRNVQDEGEQYTRAELLEDRLKAVDPDDYDLDDDEEAAQFRDDVFGEYLEESADVRYFGATMSVDTDNAYAKHLPDHFTGPVQFSPGKSIHAVNENEEYDSLTSVIATQEGKEQGGFDLDDHRIQYGLIRFHGLVDEHGAADTNLTRADVERLDTLCWRAIKNQTISRSKVGQEPRLYCRVEYGEESYHLGGLDKDLTLDDEASKDHDELRNIRDLTLDIDDFVDRISNASNQIERIRVVASDVLKVSHGTDSGGPDLLYDALRTAVGADRVDVVDIYDEYPETLPQNTGE; encoded by the coding sequence ATGAGCGAATCCACACAGACCGTCGAGAACCGTTCCGAGATCGTGTTTCTGTACGATGCCGTCGACGCAAACCCAAACGGCAATCCACTGAGCGGATCGAACAGGCCGCGTATCGATCCCCAGACCCAACAGGCTATCGTCACGGACGTTCGGCTGAAGCGGTATCTTCGCGACCAGTTGGACGACGACGGTCACGGCGTCTACATCCGGAACGTGCAAGACGAGGGCGAGCAGTACACGCGCGCAGAACTCCTCGAAGACCGGCTGAAGGCCGTCGATCCCGACGATTACGACCTCGATGACGACGAGGAAGCGGCGCAGTTCCGAGACGATGTCTTCGGAGAGTACCTCGAAGAGAGTGCAGACGTGCGGTACTTCGGAGCGACGATGTCCGTCGATACGGACAACGCCTACGCGAAACACCTCCCGGACCACTTCACTGGTCCAGTCCAGTTTTCGCCAGGCAAGTCGATCCACGCTGTCAACGAAAACGAGGAATACGACAGTCTCACGAGCGTTATCGCCACTCAGGAAGGGAAAGAACAGGGTGGATTCGACCTCGACGACCACCGCATCCAGTACGGGCTCATCCGATTCCACGGACTCGTCGACGAACACGGGGCCGCCGATACAAATCTCACGCGAGCGGACGTAGAGCGTCTCGATACGCTCTGCTGGCGGGCGATCAAGAACCAGACCATCAGTCGGAGCAAAGTCGGCCAGGAGCCACGTCTCTACTGTCGGGTCGAATACGGGGAGGAGAGCTATCATCTCGGCGGCCTGGACAAGGATCTCACCCTCGACGACGAGGCCTCGAAGGACCACGACGAACTCCGAAACATCCGCGATCTCACGCTGGACATCGATGATTTCGTGGATCGGATCTCGAATGCCAGCAACCAGATCGAACGCATTCGAGTCGTGGCGAGCGATGTCCTGAAGGTTTCTCACGGGACCGACAGCGGTGGGCCGGACCTCCTGTACGACGCGCTTCGAACGGCAGTCGGAGCGGACCGAGTCGATGTCGTCGATATCTACGACGAGTACCCTGAAACGCTGCCACAGAACACTGGCGAGTGA
- the cas8b gene encoding type I-B CRISPR-associated protein Cas8b/Csh1, whose amino-acid sequence MLSPDEFREEYPPERLDDELPDTPITSLRTIQYLYGKLYTLATAGGGTYGPYLTPDEAGDLIDTDDSLIVVRVDLSGEQPVLATDGSGPIEVTRYSADLVERVGHCKYPAAAGIDHSITHQAGRNSDPEKLARYAKERLTKWATDPVVQEASGDHEDGWIVEALATLGEDDDALDRIEDELTTKLGGESTTALLTVRVKTEPDGEYQWPGDLDVFKEAMRQRKLSKLVTKNKADDSSGEATDLVTGQRTRTVGTSEDPQNYFLGKQLEKFPGLDIEEAWRTHSISEDAAVTVMNAETFVEACKYPTFGAKVYYLPYFFGRASTEEIYELYNLLYQATTEDDDLTPVEKACEDFQDQDDTALRFYVSAVMPHQMSRYDVFGETLNGRLLYPRDLARHHNRIVSDTSAFNTDTDWSAPLPTNENWGLLTADDEALHSVSSGWYFYQTFAERDDEEADADDPRIEALVSVLGGDAIAVETLLSEYVDRIIADEDDDDLEGFPSFRVASQFAQLCALATETLDLLTTDDPGKRPITIEPDYEVDIMESLEDIQIIPDGGHPAAPKLESFIEDTPAIARTSNADEVLDEADAEHRQSVRNQRRGAFMLGALVGEVGSYQEYSEDRSTTLVDQFPVKSITQSRVKKVTREAIGKTLTYTRQEKKSGGSFPGTKFEHVVEELRKTIVKPDPDDWDIDTEDLRFYYALGVTYGLNDHPEWDNQADDTEEDI is encoded by the coding sequence ATGCTTTCGCCTGATGAATTTCGCGAGGAGTACCCACCGGAGCGACTGGACGACGAGCTTCCGGACACGCCGATCACGTCGCTCCGGACGATACAGTACCTCTACGGAAAACTTTACACGCTCGCGACGGCGGGCGGTGGGACATACGGCCCCTATCTCACGCCGGACGAAGCGGGCGATCTCATCGACACCGACGACAGCCTGATCGTCGTCCGCGTGGATCTAAGCGGTGAGCAACCAGTCCTCGCCACGGACGGTAGCGGTCCCATCGAGGTCACCCGCTACAGTGCCGACCTGGTCGAACGCGTGGGCCACTGCAAGTATCCGGCTGCAGCGGGCATCGATCACAGTATCACCCACCAGGCGGGCCGGAACAGCGACCCCGAGAAACTCGCCCGCTACGCGAAAGAGCGCCTCACGAAATGGGCGACCGATCCGGTCGTCCAGGAGGCTTCAGGCGACCACGAGGACGGCTGGATCGTCGAGGCGCTAGCGACACTCGGCGAAGACGATGACGCACTCGACCGTATCGAGGACGAACTCACCACCAAACTCGGCGGCGAGTCGACGACTGCACTGCTCACTGTACGGGTCAAAACCGAGCCCGACGGTGAATACCAGTGGCCCGGTGATCTCGACGTGTTCAAGGAGGCGATGCGCCAGCGCAAGCTCTCGAAACTCGTCACGAAGAACAAGGCCGACGATTCCTCGGGCGAGGCGACCGATCTCGTCACCGGACAGCGAACACGGACTGTCGGCACGTCCGAAGACCCGCAGAACTACTTCCTGGGCAAGCAACTGGAGAAGTTCCCTGGCCTCGATATCGAGGAAGCCTGGCGAACCCATTCCATCTCCGAAGACGCGGCAGTGACGGTGATGAACGCCGAGACGTTCGTCGAGGCCTGTAAATACCCAACCTTCGGAGCGAAGGTGTACTACCTGCCGTACTTCTTCGGTCGGGCATCGACCGAGGAGATCTACGAGTTGTACAATCTGCTGTACCAGGCCACAACAGAGGATGACGACCTGACGCCAGTCGAGAAGGCCTGCGAGGACTTCCAGGACCAAGACGACACGGCGCTCCGATTCTACGTCTCGGCAGTCATGCCACACCAGATGTCTCGCTACGACGTCTTCGGTGAGACACTGAACGGGCGGCTACTCTATCCCCGGGATCTCGCCAGACATCACAATCGGATCGTCAGCGACACCTCGGCGTTCAACACCGACACGGACTGGAGTGCGCCGCTTCCGACCAACGAGAACTGGGGACTGCTGACAGCAGACGACGAAGCACTCCACTCCGTCTCGTCGGGGTGGTACTTCTACCAGACGTTTGCCGAGCGTGACGACGAGGAAGCCGACGCCGACGACCCACGGATCGAGGCGCTCGTCAGCGTTCTCGGCGGGGATGCCATCGCCGTCGAGACGCTCCTCTCGGAGTACGTCGACCGGATCATCGCTGACGAAGACGACGATGACCTTGAGGGATTTCCGTCGTTCCGAGTCGCCTCACAGTTCGCCCAACTGTGCGCTCTGGCGACCGAGACACTCGATCTCCTGACGACCGACGACCCAGGGAAGCGACCGATCACGATCGAACCAGACTACGAGGTAGACATAATGGAATCACTCGAAGACATTCAAATCATCCCAGACGGCGGCCATCCCGCCGCACCGAAACTCGAATCGTTCATCGAAGACACGCCTGCGATCGCGCGAACGTCAAATGCTGACGAAGTGCTCGATGAGGCGGACGCAGAGCACCGCCAATCGGTCAGAAACCAGCGTCGAGGCGCGTTCATGCTCGGTGCTCTCGTCGGGGAGGTCGGGAGCTATCAGGAGTACAGCGAAGATCGGTCGACGACGCTCGTCGATCAGTTCCCGGTGAAGTCGATCACGCAATCCCGGGTGAAGAAAGTCACACGCGAAGCGATCGGCAAGACGCTCACCTACACCCGTCAGGAGAAGAAAAGCGGCGGCAGTTTCCCGGGCACGAAATTCGAACACGTGGTCGAAGAACTGCGGAAGACGATCGTCAAGCCCGACCCAGACGACTGGGACATCGATACCGAGGACCTCCGGTTCTACTACGCCCTTGGCGTGACGTACGGATTGAACGACCATCCCGAATGGGACAATCAAGCTGACGACACCGAAGAGGACATCTAA
- the cas6 gene encoding CRISPR-associated endoribonuclease Cas6 codes for MRVLARLRARADAAYDNAYHHKLRGRLWGALDGTEYEDSHDENRPKAFTYSNPFPPGDMEEGDERTLLVASPEEELLAHVAADLKDDPELNIGEMPFTVEELTPLSPDVGEPGTNGTISTGTGVLVRIPPWRFAEYGIDTEHDEAEFWRPEHSMEPFRNQIEANLDKKHDLFCPDYLPGPSEVDGELFDGYELIKTFAIPVTPTTGETETWVLSKWRFEYTVRDDDHRRHLNLLLDVGIGERNSLGFGFVNIVDKTETGETELEGENAFA; via the coding sequence ATGCGTGTTCTGGCCCGCTTGCGGGCACGAGCCGACGCGGCTTATGACAACGCGTATCATCACAAACTCCGCGGGCGACTCTGGGGAGCGCTCGATGGGACGGAGTACGAAGACAGTCACGACGAGAACCGCCCGAAGGCGTTTACGTACTCGAACCCGTTTCCGCCGGGCGACATGGAGGAAGGTGACGAACGGACGCTACTCGTCGCCTCGCCGGAGGAAGAGCTACTCGCCCACGTCGCCGCCGATCTGAAGGACGACCCCGAGTTGAATATCGGCGAGATGCCATTCACCGTCGAGGAGCTTACGCCACTCTCGCCCGATGTCGGCGAGCCCGGAACGAACGGGACCATTTCGACTGGAACCGGCGTGTTGGTTCGGATTCCGCCCTGGCGTTTCGCGGAGTACGGGATCGACACCGAGCACGACGAGGCTGAGTTCTGGCGGCCCGAGCATTCGATGGAGCCGTTCCGCAACCAGATCGAGGCGAATCTGGACAAGAAACACGATCTGTTCTGTCCGGACTATCTGCCCGGACCGAGCGAAGTCGACGGCGAGTTGTTCGACGGCTACGAACTCATCAAGACGTTCGCCATTCCGGTGACGCCGACGACTGGCGAGACCGAGACGTGGGTGTTGAGCAAGTGGCGCTTCGAGTATACTGTTCGGGACGACGACCATCGACGGCACTTGAACCTGCTGTTGGATGTCGGGATCGGCGAACGGAATTCGCTCGGGTTCGGGTTCGTGAACATCGTCGACAAGACAGAAACAGGCGAGACGGAACTGGAGGGCGAGAATGCTTTCGCCTGA
- a CDS encoding ribonuclease H-like domain-containing protein, with protein sequence MRVEASFIPVEGVGEQTERSLWEQGITHWDEFEPDAVGATTADRIEAFIEDARKRLAERDSHYFGRQFPSQAQWRLYETFEESAAFFDIETTGLDQRHDAVTTVSVRQGGETTTFVRDRDLTAQRLRKTFTDADLLVSFNGKRFDVPFLEQSFDLDGVLDRPHLDLMYPCRRLDLTGGLKQIEKDVGIQRDRPDLSGKDAVRLWNDYQRGDEGALETLVGYNREDVDHLQTVADRVVTRLHERTVPDGCGL encoded by the coding sequence GTGCGCGTCGAAGCAAGTTTCATCCCGGTCGAGGGCGTCGGCGAGCAGACCGAGCGATCGCTGTGGGAACAGGGGATCACCCATTGGGACGAGTTCGAACCGGACGCCGTCGGCGCAACCACCGCCGACCGCATCGAGGCGTTCATCGAGGACGCCCGCAAGCGCCTGGCCGAGCGTGACAGCCACTACTTCGGCCGGCAGTTCCCCAGCCAGGCCCAGTGGCGACTCTACGAGACCTTCGAAGAGTCGGCGGCCTTTTTCGACATCGAGACGACGGGGCTGGATCAACGCCACGACGCGGTAACGACCGTCAGCGTCCGCCAGGGCGGCGAGACGACCACGTTCGTCCGCGATCGGGACCTCACGGCCCAGCGCCTCCGGAAAACCTTCACGGACGCCGACCTGCTGGTTTCGTTCAACGGCAAGCGCTTCGACGTGCCATTCTTAGAGCAGTCGTTCGACCTCGACGGTGTGCTCGATCGACCACATCTCGATCTCATGTATCCCTGTCGGCGACTCGACCTGACGGGCGGACTGAAACAGATCGAGAAAGACGTCGGTATCCAGCGCGACCGGCCGGACCTCTCGGGAAAGGACGCCGTTCGGCTGTGGAACGACTACCAGCGTGGTGACGAGGGCGCCTTGGAGACACTCGTCGGCTACAACCGCGAGGATGTCGATCATCTCCAGACCGTCGCCGATCGGGTCGTCACCAGACTTCACGAGCGAACGGTGCCCGACGGTTGTGGACTCTGA